A stretch of Pristiophorus japonicus isolate sPriJap1 chromosome 12, sPriJap1.hap1, whole genome shotgun sequence DNA encodes these proteins:
- the asxl1 gene encoding polycomb group protein ASXL1 isoform X4 → MRLSSSALNNEFFTSAAQGWKERLAEGEFTPEMQLRLRQEMEKEKKVELWKENFFEDYYGQKLGLSKEESEQQTSVQVEIENEASSPVLAGPSKQPSPVKKQDERLRKCTRSSKVDLKCRVKRTLIKERKTELPEQSEQTVSCTVSSQDTRSQKQHNHEGKVFQAVSCADEDQLSLINNEARPGQLEEILPNKSALNSKPILLTERPAGIQSQEHTKSEGRLELTDVQPAGISKDQITCLTIKSAVLKSELEHNCGESKDQKRKSSEYSASTSGPEKKPRLEDHQSFRTAIDSFRTEKEHPTKEEPKVPPIRIQLSRIKPPWVVKGQPTYQICPRIITTVGTVSRERTGARTLADIKARAQQARAQREAAAAAAAHVTVEGGGRGSGGNGPGGTDSPGQDDGKTKAFEQTTAKHQYRAQLYQTCATDEPEKSSDGENSIKQGVIIEECVESNLVDTTQQSKLVTADDIQQTELESDTGYTVISSKSPDLLVDVQECNQVTVSQLSDTVGSDGQANSGETVLLQDDAAPETLELPADRDNIYIESSKNLKCETVTLSFAESANPLPLPCDQTQKSGLKDKTTSIEEPLPKYVFSGTVIAENKNAAVINTMDIPVVGVETAASDSLPSNDNETKANTTNVSSTQLSVEFPESDSCEQEVNTSTVDEIGSPLICKVTCSPTLQSHEEKESNCVELNMHNQLEMSTLLEMSNEPRVAEKQMTSVIVSTCSNKDPSHSFAQKLSLQSERLEKQLDCPTSVDAEECVKEHLIKQEQAMADGGLRSLEADAAVLEDAFDQPTSKRQQNCGSDINKSGLYYKTEISSQLSDESCVQPTNERISKDDRAPVCSESGVIVKSPDACKGADNGDQHKQLHLSEEDQLQKDERRTECQNHKPETLHNLNQTDSLPRPSVEGLKRVGNFNRPLSSVEVNNPLVTQLLQGSLPLEKVLPQSHSGTKLEITRLLVPPPMPSESPPAKQERNFSHSTIDHVAQTTDIKSIISGVHSGIKLADYHLHKILSGDFRDLSQKRLEQMKSSVLQSNKHYVESQMVLDRDCKSLGEGPVLQEQLNRTPVPSRPVEESGPTTHKMTPCSFEDVNKERMNISSGNIRSLNLQSPAMRSMPETLKQISSSTVSGYYIPNTPAFCKSLENQNTIFGSVIAKACSGMPGRQKVSHGYLHNTVVMQNDGSCRATEVIKIQSKGSVIEHIPAISQTSPERNLIGMESMPNVRRDWLPKLHESFKVIKTENIPSCRGIKNQDIIGIKDGAYIPFDSKDKLYVGPIKMDCSIGKVMKETGLQFQHSSEHSLLNSQLSIQQQLYGKLPKLSFSTTGFSHITNTSVSELSMGSFPASLAGSMMSLSQKANFGNHNSAIPAQTFAESSGVNEMTFKCSCRLKAMIMCKGCGAFCHDDCIGPSKLCVSCLVVR, encoded by the exons ATGCGGCTCAGCAGTTCAGCCCTAAATAACGAGTTCTTCACCTCTGCAGCTCAGGGATGGAAGGAGCGATTAGCGGAAG GTGAGTTTACACCTGAAATGCAGCTTCGGCTACGTCAAGAAATGGAGAAGGAAAAAAAAGTGGAACTGTGGAAAGAGAACTTCTTTGAAGATTATTATGGGCAGAA ACTGGGCTTGTCTAAAGAAGAATCAGAACAGCAGACATCAGTACAAGTGGAAATAGAAAATGAAGCCAGTTCACCTGTATTAGCAGGACCATCTAAACAACCCAGTCCGGTTAAAAAGCAGGATGAGAGACTAAGGAAATGCACTAGAAGTTCAAAGGTGGACCTCAAATGTAGAGTGAAGCGGACTCTTATTAAGGAAAGAAAGACTGAACTTCCTGAACAAAGTGAACAAACCGTTTCATGCACTGTGTCTTCTCAAGATACCAGGAGCCAGAAACAACACAATCATGAGGGCAAGGTGTTTCAGGCTGTTAGCTGTGCAGATGAAGATCAACTTAGTTTAATTAATAATGAAGCTAGACCTGGACAGCTAGAAGAGATTCTTCCAAATAAATCTGCCTTAAACTCCAAACCTATATTGCTTACAGAAAGACCTGCAGGAATACAATCTCAAGAACATACCAAATCTGAAGGACGTTTAGAATTGACTGATGTGCAGCCTGCTGGAATTTCCAAAGATCAAATCACCTGTCTTACTATAAAGAGTGCTGTTTTGAAAAGTGAGTTAGAGCACAATTGTGGAGAGTCCAAAGACCAAAAGAGAAAGTCTTCTGAGTACAGTGCCTCCACCTCTGGCCCCGAGAAGAAGCCACGTCTTGAAGATCATCAGTCCTTTCGGACCGCAATTGATAGCTTTCGGACAGAAAAGGAACACCCTACAAAAGAAGAGCCAAAGGTGCCACCTATTAGG ATTCAACTCTCAAGAATCAAACCTCCTTGGGTTGTCAAAGGGCAGCCAACCTATCAGATATGCCCCAGGATCATCACTACAGTTGGAACAGTCAGCAGAGAAAGGACAGGTGCCAGAACACTTGCCGATATCAAAGCCCGTGCTCAGCAAGCCAGAGCACAAAGGGAGGCTGCAGCAGCTGCAGCTGCCCATGTTACAGTGGAAGGAGGGGGAAGGGGTAGTGGTGGTAATGGGCCAGGGGGCACTGATTCCCCCGGACAGGACGATGGAAAGACAAAAGCTTTTGAACAAACTACGGCAAAACATCAGTATAGAGCACAGTTATACCAAACCTGTGCAACAGATGAACCAGAAAAATCCAGTGACGGAGAGAATAGTATTAAGCAAGGTGTTATAATCGAGGAATGTGTGGAAAGCAATCTAGTTGACACAACACAGCAAAGTAAATTGGTGACGGCAGATGATATCCAGCAAACTGAACTGGAAAGTGATACCGGTTACACTGTAATCAGCAGTAAATCGCCAGATTTATTAGTGGATGTACAAGAGTGCAACCAAGTTACTGTTTCTCAACTGAGTGACACAGTGGGTTCTGATGGACAGGCTAACAGTGGTGAAACTGTACTTCTCCAAGATGATGCAGCCCCTGAAACACTGGAATTGCCTGCAGACAGAGACAATATTTATATTGAATCTAGCAAAAATCTTAAATGTGAAACTGTAACCCTTTCATTTGCTGAGAGTGCCAATCCCCTGCCTCTACCCTGTGATCAAACCCAGAAGTCTGGTCTAAAAGATAAAACAACCAGCATTGAAGAACCTCTTCCAAAatatgttttctctggaacagtgaTTGCAGAAAATAAGAATGCTGCAGTCATCAACACTATGGACATCCCTGTTGTAGGGGTGGAAACTGCAGCATCTGATTCATTACCAAGTAATGACAATGAAACTAAAGCAAACACTACAAATGTTTCATCAACCCAACTATCAGTTGAATTTCCAGAATCTGACTCTTGTGAGCAAGAGGTTAATACAAGCACCGTAGACGAAATTGGATCTCCATTGATTTGTAAAGTAACTTGTTCTCCAACTTTGCAGTCACATGAGGAAAAAGAGAGTAACTGTGTTGAATTAAACATGCATAATCAGTTAGAAATGAGCACATTGCTGGAGATGTCAAATGAACCGCGTGTTGCAGAGAAACAAATGACATCTGTAATCGTGTCGACATGTTCTAATAAAGATCCCAGCCATTCATTCGCACAAAAACTTTCTCTCCAGTCCGAGAGGCTTGAAAAGCAGCTTGACTGTCCTACTTCTGTTGACGCAGAAGAATGTGTGAAAGAACATCTTATAAAACAAGAGCAGGCAATGGCAGATGGCGGGCTCCGATCGCTAGAAGCTGACGCTGCTGTGTTAGAAGATGCCTTTGACCAGCCAACCAGCAAAAGGCAGCAAAACTGTGGAAGTGACATTAATAAAAGTGGCTTGTATTATAAGACTGAAATAAGTAGCCAGCTGTCTGATGAAAGTTGTGTACAACCCACAAATGAAAGAATATCGAAAGATGACAGAGCCCCTGTTTGTTCTGAAAGTGGTGTAATTGTAAAAAGTCCTGATGCCTGCAAAGGGGCTGATAATGGTGATCAGCACAAACAGTTACATTTGTCCGAGGAAGATCAGCTGCAAAAGGATGAAAGACGGACTGAATGCCAGAACCACAAGCCTGAAACTTTGCATAATTTAAATCAGACTGACTCTTTGCCACGTCCAAGTGTTGAGGGGCTGAAAAGGGTTGGTAATTTTAATCGACCACTGTCATCAGTTGAAGTCAATAACCCACTGGTCACACAGTTACTTCAGGGCAGTCTTCCTTTAGAGAAGGTTTTACCACAATCTCATTCTGGTACCAAATTGGAGATAACTAGACTGCTTGTGCCACCTCCAATGCCTTCTGAGAGCCCGCCAGCTAAGCAGGAAAGAAATTTCAGTCACTCAACTATTGATCATGTTGCACAAACAACTGATATCAAAAGTATAATCAGTGGAGTACACAGTGGAATCAAATTAGCTGATTATCATTTGCATAAAATATTGTCAGGAGATTTCAGAGATCTGTCTCAAAAACGACTCGAGCAGATGAAATCAAGCGTATTGCAATCGAATAAACATTATGTGGAATCTCAGATGGTCTTGGACAGAGATTGTAAGAGTCTAGGAGAAGGTCCAGTTTTACAGGAGCAGCTAAATAGAACACCAGTTCCTTCGAGGCCTGTTGAAGAGTCTGGGCCAACAACACACAAAATGACACCTTGCAGTTTTGAAGATGTTAACAAAGAGCGAATGAATATCTCCTCTGGAAACATTCGAAGTCTCAATTTGCAAAGTCCTGCAATGAGAAGCATGCCTGAAACATTAAAGCAAATCAGTAGCTCTACTGTGTCTGGCTATTATATTCCAAACACGCCAGCCTTTTGTAAAAGTCTGGAGAACCAGAACACTATTTTTGGTTCAGTAATAGCAAAGGCCTGCAGTGGGATGCCAGGGAGGCAGAAGGTTAGCCATGGTTATTTGCATAACACTGTAGTTATGCAAAATGATGGAAGCTGCAGAGCAACAGAAGTCATTAAGATTCAGTCAAAGGGTTCTGTTATTGAGCATATCCCAGCCATTTCCCAAACTTCACCAGAAAGGAACTTAATTGGAATGGAGAGCATGCCAAATGTAAGAAGGGATTGGCTCCCTAAACTGCATGAAAGCTTTAAAGTCATCAAAACTGAAAATATTCCTTCATGCAGGGGAATTAAAAATCAAGATATCATTGGTATAAAGGATGGGGCATACATTCCATTTGATTCCAAAGACAAATTATACGTTGGACCAATAAAGATGGACTGCAGTATTGGAAAGGTTATGAAAGAGACCGGTCTACAATTTCAACATTCATCAGAACATTCTCTCCTCAATTCCCAGCTCAGTATTCAGCAGCAGTTATACGGCAAGCTTCCTAAACTTTCTTTCAGTACCACAGGATTTAGTCATATCACTAACACCTCAGTTTCTGAACTCTCCATGGGTAGCTTTCCAGCATCCCTTGCTGGGAGTATGATGTCACTGAGTCAGAAGGCAAACTTTGGGAATCATAATTCTGCAATTCCTGCTCAGACATTTGCAGAAAGCAGTGGTGTCAATGAAATGACGTTTAAGTGTTCTTGCAGGTTAAAGGCCATGATCATGTGCAAAGGATGTGGAGCATTTTGCCATGATGATTGTATAGGCCCATCTAAACTTTGTGTATCATGTCTTGTGGTGAGATAG